CTGGGAGCAACTTATTACACACTGCTCACCGGAGATCATCCCTATGAAGATGCCGGCAGCATCGTACAGATTATGTATGCCCACTGTCATGCCGATGTACTTGATCCGCGGGATGTGGATTCTAAGATTCCGGATAAGTGTGCTGTAATTATTCAGAAGGCCATGGCCAAAAAGCCGGAAGACCGCTACCAGTCTGCAGAGGAAATGCTGACTGATTTAAAAGCCGTGGAAACCGAATCCGAACGATACGGTGATACAAAAGTTCTCAATCAGGAAGATCTGAAGGATATCTCAAAACGTAAGAATGAAACGTCACCCTTAAAAGGCAAGATTTTTAATGCGGTCATTTTTACTGTGACGTTTCTGCTGTTAACTCTGGTTCCCTACTATTTCTGGACGAATCGAGAACAGCATGAGACGACTGGCAAACCTGCCAAAGTAAGTCCGACGAATCAGAAACTGGCGCAAGGCATCACTGCCGACAAGATTATTTTAGGTACATCCACTGCCATGTCAGGGGCGAATAAAGAGCTGGGTAGTAATATGGTGATGGGCATGCAGGCCTGTTTCAAATCGGTGAATGCAGCGGGAGGCATTGGTGGCCGCAATCTTGAACTGATTGTCAAAGATGACGGCTATGAGCCTGATCAGGCACACGAAAATATGCACCAACTCTTTGAAGGTGATAAAGTATTTGCTGTGATCGGAAATGTTGGTACACCGACCGCGAACAGGACCGTGCCTTATGCTAATGAGAATAAATACCTGTTTTTTGCCCCGATGACCGGAGCGAAAAGTCTCAGGCGAGATCCTCCCGATCGCTATGTGTTTAATCTGCGTGCCAGTTACGCTGACGAAACAGAGGCCATGGTTCACTATTTCGTAGAGAAAAAACGGATATCCCCGGACAAAATCGCAGTCTTTGCGCAAAACGATTCCTTTGGTGACGATGGGTTTGCGGGCGTTGCCAAGGCACTGGAAAAATATAAAGTTCAGCCGGAAAATATCCTGCGTGTCGGCTATGAGAGAAATACAACACAAATCACAGAAGCCGTCAAGACCATCGAACAGAATAAAGACCGTGTTGAAGCGTTGATCATGGTGGCGACCTTCAAACCGGCTGCGTTGATGGTTCAGCAAATCAAGGATCGCAAGCTCAACATACAGGTGGCCGCTGTTTCCTTTGTCGGCAGTGAGTTGCTGGCACAGCAGTTCAAAGAAATGGGGGCCGATTATGCCGAAGATGTGATTGTGACTCAGGTGGTGCCCTATTATCTTTCCAGCGCCAGTGGAGTGCTGCGCTACCGGGCAGCAATGAAAAAGTTTTATCCATTATCGAAACCAGGTTTTGTCTCTCTGGAAGGCTTCCTGGCTGCGGAATGTTTTGTGGAAGGTTTGAAGAAAACGGTCGCTTCCGGAGAAGCCTTGACCACAGAGAATGTCATTAATTCCCTGGAACAGATCAATAATCTGGATTTGGGAATCGGGCCGATTATTAACTTCGGCCCCTCACGACATCAGGCGTCCAATCGGGTCTGGGGGACTGTCTTGGATAAGAAAGCGCAATACAAAGAACTGGAAATGCAGTAAGTCTTTGTTATTAAATAGATTGCGTTCGATTCTCAATAGAGCGATTGCCTGGCTGCGGTTAGAAAAGTCAGCAGTTCTTCAGTAGCAATCGTTCTCCCGTATTCGTTATTGAGAATACGCTGGCCTGGTAATTCTGTGCTGCCGTTTGACTCATATTCGCATTTTCTCGCGGAATTGAGTCGTTGCCTTAAGTATTACGCCGCATAGGAGTTGCAGTTTTCCTCATTTACAGAGTCTGCTGCTTTTAATCAGCCAGTGAGACCTTGCGTTGGACTGAGAACTAAGATCATCGACTTTAGAATGTCTTAAAGGGCCAACATGAATTCTGAAAATCGGACAGAGACAATTTCGGCTGCTGCAGTCGCTACCGAGTGCATCACTCTGGATGTGCTGGCGAGTCAGTTTGTTGACGAGCATCGGCGGTGGTTGAACCCCTCGATCGAAGCGTATGCTCTGACCTATCCGGAATACGCTGACGAAATTCGTGAGAGCTTCCCCGTATTGATCGCGATGGAACAGTGGAAGGGGAATCAGGAGTTTTCCAGTTTACGACGGCAGCTGCCTGAACCGGACAGTATCAAACAACTGGGGGATTGCCGCATCACTCGCGAACTCAGCCGCAATCGAACTTCGATTTTATATGAAGCGGTTCAAGGAAAATGGAATCGCCGTGTATTGGTCAAACTACTGCCCTGGAAATCAGAAATGACGCCCCGCTGGCGAGAACGATTCGAGCGTGAAGCACGTCTGGTTGCGCGACTACGTCATCCGAATATCGTGTCGTTTTATAAATCGGGAGAAGATCAGGGATATTGTTTTTCAGTGACGCAACAGGTCGATGGGGTTGGCCTGGATCAAATCATTGAGTACTTCGCAGGTGAGAGTCAGTTTTCTCAAAAGAATATCGGAAAACAGAAACATCGTGATCAGATAGCAGCCATCGCACACAGTTTGCAGGAGAATCGCTGGCGTGCCTTGACTGGTATCGCATTACAGGTAGCGGATGCATTGAGATACGCGCATAGCCGCGAAACGTTACACAATGATCTGAAGCCGGAGAACATCTTAATTGATGCAGCAGGTCATGTCTGGGTCAATAATTTTAGTCTGGCCCAGTTTGCAGAGGGCGCTCTCAAACAGCAGCCGGCAAAGACATTGTGTTATCAGGCGCCCGAACGGTTTCAGGGACAGAATCATGAGCAAGGCGACATTTACTCTCTGGGGATGGTGTTGTATGAACTGGCGACTCTCTCGCCGGCGTTCCCTTCCTCAAATTCAAGTGAGCTCGTCGAGCAGATTTTAAATCAGGAACCGTTAAGACCACGCGCGCAGAATCCGTCGATCCCCGTCAATTTCGAATCCATGATTTTAAATTGCATCGCAAAGTCACAGCAGCAGCGGTATCAATCAGTCGAAGCACTCAGCATTGATCTAGTCCGATTGATTCATGGCAAATCTGTCAAGCGTCGCACAAGCTCTCTCGGTGTTTTCAACAGGATCAGGTTTCCCTTCTGGAACCACAATTTAAGTCAGCAGTCAGAGTAGAGACGGGTTTTATTAAGTCAACCTAAACGAAAGTTGTCTCATCTGCGGAAGGGAGGCCCGTTCCTGTCACGTGGCCGCGGTGGCTGTCTGTTGTCTCGTGGGCGTGGTGGTCCGTCGCCCCGTTGGGGCCGTCGATTTTGTTTAGGCCTGTGACGTACTGCCTCTGGGAATTTGGATTTAAATTGCGCTTCATATTGATTGTATTTATCCCACAGCAGGATGCTATTCAGTTCATCTCCTGAATATTGATAAAGCTCAGAAAGCTTCTCTGTGGCATTCAACAGATCCTCATAGATGTCAGCAGAATCCGGTTGTGTTTTCTGTTCTGTTTCCAGGATCTTGATGGCATTTTCCATGAGTGGAATTGCTTCGGCTTCACTTCCTTTTCTTTCCAGAATATTTGCCAGCATGATTTCAAACCTGGCTAGCCAGGTTTGATGTTCTGGCACTTCCGGAAATTGGTTCGCGAGTTCTCTCTGTAATCTGATAGCTGTTCTCAAGGAGCGTTCGCCTGTATCATGGCGAAGTCGTACTTTGTCTGAATCCGGACTTCCATCAGTCAAAATATCCATTGCATGCGCCAGTTTATTATGGGCATGGATCAGCGAGATTTTGTATTCCGGGATCGTTGGATAATCGGAAACCAGGCGGCTGGCATGCTGAATCGCGTTTTGCAGACGTTTCGCAATGGTCTCTTCAATGTCCCTGGGGGTTGCATTGCGAAGCTCGATTCGCTCATAGGATTTCACCACAGCCTGTCGATAGTCGGCAACATGCGGATATTCCCGAACCAGGTTCTCCAGAATTTGAAGCACACGCGCTTGTTTTTCTGTATCCGCCTGAGATTGCGGATATTGATTTGAGATTTGTTCCTGCAGACAGAGGGCCAGTAAGTAGCGATATTCCGGCTTCGCATGATCGGAATTCACTAACGGCTCCAGAATATCAATGGCCTTCTGCGAGAGAGCCTGATTCGCCTCTGATTCGTCTTCCGTTGCAGGGAAGCGAGGCGCCTGATGAGGAACAGAGTGTGGTTTCACTTGACCGGGACGTACTTTATGTGACATCAGAAAATAGGAACGTGCCAGTTCAAAACGGAGCGCAGGTTGATCCGGGTTTTTCGCGAGTTCCTGTTTCAGCAACTGCTCCGCTTTCAGGTAGGAATCCTTGGCAGACGTCAGTTGATTCAGGTACCAGTGAATTCGACCGATTTCATTGAAGAGTGTGGCGATCGTGAGAGGATCTGCTTCAACCGAGTTTTGATTGTACATTTCGAGCGATTTTTGATACGCGGCAAGTGCTGATTGATAATCTCCCAGTCGGCGATGAATGTCACCAACCTTGTGCTGTGCATTGGCCGCTTTGATTTGAAATTCGCGTTGTGATCCTGTTGATTCTGCCAATTGTTCATAGAACTGAATCATTCCTGCCAGTAAATCAGCTGATTCCCGGGACAAAACCGGTTCTGAATAGTCGGCTGCCGATGTGTTGCTTTCTGTTGACTGGGCGCGGCTGGGGACAAAGCGATTGAAAACGCGGTCCAGGGCTGCAGTTGCCAGTTGAGATGATGCTTCTGCTCGCTTTCGTTCCCGTCGTTCATTTTCAAATCCGACTGCCAGCGAGATTCCCAACAGTAGCAGCAGGCTGAATGCAATTCCGGATAAGCTGGCAATCGCCGGGTTACGACGGCTCCAGCGCCACAACTGCTCGAAGAGTGTCACGCGTCGGGCACGGATCGGCCGATTCTCGAGAAATCGATTCAGGTCATCTGCCAGGTCGCTGGCCTTCTGGTAACGATGTTTCGTATCCGCTGCAATCGCCTTCTGGATGATCGTTTCCAGATCGCGGGGAATTTCGGAATTGATCCGCCTGAGCGGTGGAATCGCCCCCCGCGTGATCAGTTCGATCATTGCATGACGGCTGGTGCGTTCAATTGCGGGACGTTTGGTTAATAGTTCGTAAAGTGTAATTCCGAGACCATAGATATCACTCTGGCGGCAGGTTTCTCCTCGAAACATTTCGGGCGCCATATAACCGAGTGTGCCCGCCATGTCGGTGGATTTACTCAGATCGCTCTGTTCAGCCGCACGTGCCAGTCCAAAGTCCGTGATGCAGAGCAGACCATCCCGGTCTAAAAGTAAATTTCCAGGCTTGATGTCACGATGTAAAATACCGCGATCATGTGCATATTGTAACGCGTTCGCGGCCTGAATGCCGAGCGCTGCAATATTTTGAGGAGAGCCGACATACTTATCAAATTCAGGACCGATGTTGTGGAAAGACCTCGATTCGTCCTGCTGTCTGACTTGCGAGTCATCACTGTGAGAGAGCGAGGTGTCACTGCCCGCCTGCGTCAGAGTATTGTTTCCTGCTGCGATCTGTTTCAAATCGCTGTCGGCAGCAGTCACCACGATTTTCTGCGTCAGTTCATCCAGACCAACGCCTTCGATCAATTGCATCACATAGTAGTGAAAACCGCTGTTCTCGCCGACACCGAAGACCGGTACGATGTTGGTGTGATGCAGCGAAGCCGTTAATTCGGCTTCCCGGCGAAATCGCCTCAGTTGTTTTTCATCCATTAGCGAATGACGCGGCAACAGTTTTAACGCGACGCGCCGATTGAGTGATTCCTGGATAGCTTCATAGACCACACCCATGCCACCTCGCCCAATTTCTCGGACGATTTTAAAGTCACCCAGTTGTTGTGGTGTACTGGCGCCTAAGGAGACTTTACCATGGGCCTGGTCGGCATGTTTTCCACCTTCCAAAGCAGCAATGGCAGGAAAGAACTCTGCAATCTCACTGGCAAAATCAGAGTAGCGTTTCGCGTATTCAGAAACCTCAGGGTTCTCGCCGTTACGAATCTGACTGATGAATTCATCAGCGATTTGCTCCAGGTCGGGCGGATCCGGAGGCGTCAGATTCTTAGTTGCGTGATGTGAGTCGGGAGATAACATTGCCTGCTGTCCTGTTGATATGGTCCTGCAATAATACTCGCTTCACGGACGGCTGATTACTCAATAATACCGGGAATCTGCACCAGAATGGAGCGTAATCTGGTTAAGGCTCGAAAATATCGCATACTTGCTGTTTTGGGTTCGATTTCAAGTACTTCCGATGCTTCCAGGTTTGATAATTCTTCAAAATGACGCAGCACCAAAATCTCGCGATCAATTTCATTCAGACTCTCCAGAGCCTCATGCAATTGTGCGGCCAGTTCTTCTTTGAGCGCAGCCTGACTCGGAGACGTCATGTCGCCCAGCAAGACATCGGCGATTTGAAATGAAGTCGATGCCGAAAATACTCTGCGCTTCGCTTTGACTTCTCGTCTGACATCTCGCTTTTGCGCTCCCAGATGACGGCGGTGTACGTCGATCAAAGTTTGTCCGATGATCGTCCGCAGCCAGATGAAAAATGTGGTCGCCGGGTCATTCAGATAATGTTCAATCCGCGTGGCCGCATCCAGATATGCTTCTTGCAGAATATCATCTGCATCTACTCGACCGAGCAGTCGCCGATCAAGCCGAAAATTCACAATTCGCCACAGACGGTCTCGGTACTGGTTATATTCTTCCGCAAGCACGCCTTCCGGGTCCTGTCGTAACCGGTTCAGAAACTTTTCTTGATCTTCGTGCTCATCCAACAATTAACGTATCTCCCGATCGGTATCCAAATCATTGACGGCAATGATTCTAACCGATTGCTTCCGCAGACGACAAGGCGGATCATTCTGGCTCGATTACAGGGGTTATAAGGCTTATGCGACCCCTTGAGGTGAAACGTACAATGGTTGAGGCTACCAGAGTTTACTACGCGAGATCCCCTGATTTTGACGGATTGGAACTAGAATTTAGCCAGAAATTCAATCCGAGCACCGGAGGCAACGCCCCGTGACTCCTGCTTGGCTACAAAGCTGTCGAGCAGCATGATCCAATGTTGGCCGATCGCTTTTTGATAGCGGATGGCGCCCCCGATGGCACCATCATTGACGTCGTTAGTATCTTTGCGGCCACCGATTTCGAAAATGAGCTGCTGTCGGGTCTTATCATAGAAGAGTTGGTATCCCAGACTGGCACCCGCGACATCGGTTGCCTGGTTACTCAAGGGAGCACCATATTGTCCCAGTCCAGAGGCGGCAAACAGCAGACCAACCTGTCCCAGCGGTCCGCCGGCCAGTGTTCCTCGTGCGGGGGATGTAAACTGGTCGATGGCCCAAAATGCATTGAAGTAGACCAGGTCATTCGAGTGATGTGGTGTTAAAGAGATCTGACTGAAGAGCAGTTCTCCCTGTCCGGAGGCTGCCGTTTCGCCATCGTGAGGAAATGAGCCCAGTACCTGGAACGAAGTATTGTAAGTATTGTGGAATCCGTGCAAACGCTGAATCGCACTCAATCCGAAAGCGGTCATACTGCCGAATTGCGGGTTGCTGGAGTTGACGGTCGCTACATCGGCGTTGACCGTACTGACTTCAAAGTCCGTTTCAGAGAAGATACCATACATTGTGGAGTCGGGGTCATGGACGTTGTTATTCCGGTTGATGTCCCCCTCAACATACACGCCGGTCACGCGCATATTCAGAACACCTCCACCGTTGATTGTATTCCGCGTGACGGTGACCGCATCCACCATGTCTTCGTTGATTAACAATCCCTGTTGAAACGACATCGGCTGACGCCCAACGGAAAACCCAATGTCGTATCGATGCACGTCATAGGGATCCAGATTCGGAAACAGTTCGCCAAAATCGCCTTCAAAAAACAGAGTTTGAATGTCGGCGTTGAGTCCATCAAGCCATTCTCCATCGTGGAACTCATAGCTTGTAAACAGTCGTGAGGCAGTCAACTCCTTATCAAGTGACCGCAGACCAACGAGAATGCGTTCTGTACCGGAAAGGTTCAATTGTCCAAACAGATCGAGTCGGTTGGCCCATTCGGTGACGTTGGTCCCGGCACGGTTATTAAAATAGTTCAATCCGGTTCGGTAAGTACCAAATACCCAGAACGAAGGCCGCCAGACGGCACCTGTGGGAATCTCGATTCCCTGGTTCAGGAATCCGACTCCCAGAAATTTTTCGTTGGTCTCAATCAGCAGGTCAGGACGTTCGGGAATCGGTTGTATGCCGATGGGAAAGTCATCCAGAGGTGTTTCAGGAGCGTAATGTTCGGAGCAAAGCAACCACTGGCCGAAATGTGCCAAGGGTTCAGCCGGCGATGCTAACGCATCCATTGCCATCTCGCCCAGCTTCCAGTAGAGGGGCTCGGAATCGTGATACACGTTCGGATCATATTCCACGCGATCAGCGTAGGGATTGATATAGTAGTCGTCAAATTCATCATACTCATCAGCTGCCTGTGTTTCTTCTGCCATTTCCGGAGAAGGGGGCAGGCTGGCGACACCCGGGGCATCTGGCGCTTGCGCATGAACAATTCCCGAGTACAAAAGAAATGCACTCGTTAGAATCAGGAACAGGAATTGTTGTTTCAATTTTCTCATTAAGCTGATTCAATATTAAGGAATACAGACGGTATCCACTTTTTCGTACAACACCATATGTCCGTCGACAACGCCATCTGCGACATCACGGGCAGACATGCCATAGTCAAACCCCACGTCCGAGATCTCATGCACTAGATTTACCGGCACCATGCCTGCAATCAGTTGAACGCGAATCGTATAATTACCCGGTCCCGTGAGTTGCTTTCGTGAAACATGATAGTTTGCCAGGCGATTGCTTCTGGGGGGAATGTTTTGCTTTTGCTTACGTGCCCCAATCGGACGCCCCAAAACCGTAAAGGGGCGCGTCGCTGGCCGAAAGTAAGGCAGTGGGTCGAGAGAATAAGGCACATTCAGAACCTGCTCACGTTCACCACCCCGAATGTTGCGGGTAATGAAACGTGATTGCAGAGTGAATAACTGCCGGTCAATCGGTATCTTTCCGTTGTGCACATACAGGGAGTGAGAGTCGCGAATATCGCCATTCGGATCGAGGTCTCCGGATTGAAAGACGAGTTGCCCATTTTGGTCCCAGACCATGGTCCGTAGAAAGACAACGCGTTCCGCGTCAAACCCGGTGGGGACGCCATGTCCCAGTGTAATATTCGAAACGGGGACCGAGAAATCCAGTCCATACCACTTCGCTTTTTCAACTTGAATTTCACCTAAATGATAGCCTGCTCTCAAAAGCTGCAGTCTTTGGGTAGCGGCCTCTCCCAGTAATTCGTATTGGTCATTCAGAATGAGCCGTGCTTTAATTCGTGTGACTTGATTGTCCCAGGGAGGGGGAAAGTAAGTCTCTTTCGTAACGTGTTTTTCAAATTCAGGAGTACCCCAGCCGGCGGCATCATCAAAGCAGAGCCATTCTCGCATGGTAGCGAGCCCCTGATCGGGTGAGGGGCTAGAATTTTCTTCTTTGATCGCTTTCGGATTATGCGGAAACAGGCCGCGATGAATAATCGGATAGTCAGGGCCAATCATCATATGGTTTGTATGTTTGCGAACCGGTGTAGGCACATTTCCAACAATGGCTGCAGGCGAAAAGGAATATCCTGAAGGGACGCCAGGAACGACACCCATGTGACAATCCTGACAATTTTCTTTGCACT
This genomic interval from Gimesia alba contains the following:
- a CDS encoding multiheme c-type cytochrome, whose product is MESSPCRNEIKIGRYLAFSIVVLGILLPNIYFQYVQAEDPGLIRLSNVRTASATASNTKATTATKLDELLQAAVDQAHAECYENDPFPSAAKCGKCHPQHYREWSVSPHAYAQLSPVFNAMSNKLIKLNNGTLGDFCIRCHTPVGMALSEPIDMSNLDRPPSSREGVTCVTCHRINQAWGKGIAGRQALVSGDINQAVYGPSGGEILAEVLANPDKYGVLKTTDNPAIRGRAIHAEAYEFFQLTTPGFCGSCHDVFAPNGFRLEDAFSEFKHSPSAKQCKENCQDCHMGVVPGVPSGYSFSPAAIVGNVPTPVRKHTNHMMIGPDYPIIHRGLFPHNPKAIKEENSSPSPDQGLATMREWLCFDDAAGWGTPEFEKHVTKETYFPPPWDNQVTRIKARLILNDQYELLGEAATQRLQLLRAGYHLGEIQVEKAKWYGLDFSVPVSNITLGHGVPTGFDAERVVFLRTMVWDQNGQLVFQSGDLDPNGDIRDSHSLYVHNGKIPIDRQLFTLQSRFITRNIRGGEREQVLNVPYSLDPLPYFRPATRPFTVLGRPIGARKQKQNIPPRSNRLANYHVSRKQLTGPGNYTIRVQLIAGMVPVNLVHEISDVGFDYGMSARDVADGVVDGHMVLYEKVDTVCIP
- a CDS encoding ABC transporter substrate-binding protein; the encoded protein is MSDEGFKNRASEEETVDEFPPVDISQEETVDEIPPININEIDKTVIGADSAAEKAGNQSVGPSADKAAAWIGRQLGKYQITGLLGQGGMGVVYQAHDSTIERDVAIKLLPAELASDKKMLDRFLAEAKAAGRLTHPHVVSIHEISQEGDVYFIVMELMTGGSADDHLESIGPYSPLEATRIIADACEGLMVAHASGLVHRDIKPGNLLQSKHGTIKVADFGLAKRVIQQSQQLTQDGQLIGTPYFMSPEQCESKTVDNRSDIYSLGATYYTLLTGDHPYEDAGSIVQIMYAHCHADVLDPRDVDSKIPDKCAVIIQKAMAKKPEDRYQSAEEMLTDLKAVETESERYGDTKVLNQEDLKDISKRKNETSPLKGKIFNAVIFTVTFLLLTLVPYYFWTNREQHETTGKPAKVSPTNQKLAQGITADKIILGTSTAMSGANKELGSNMVMGMQACFKSVNAAGGIGGRNLELIVKDDGYEPDQAHENMHQLFEGDKVFAVIGNVGTPTANRTVPYANENKYLFFAPMTGAKSLRRDPPDRYVFNLRASYADETEAMVHYFVEKKRISPDKIAVFAQNDSFGDDGFAGVAKALEKYKVQPENILRVGYERNTTQITEAVKTIEQNKDRVEALIMVATFKPAALMVQQIKDRKLNIQVAAVSFVGSELLAQQFKEMGADYAEDVIVTQVVPYYLSSASGVLRYRAAMKKFYPLSKPGFVSLEGFLAAECFVEGLKKTVASGEALTTENVINSLEQINNLDLGIGPIINFGPSRHQASNRVWGTVLDKKAQYKELEMQ
- a CDS encoding serine/threonine protein kinase, translating into MNSENRTETISAAAVATECITLDVLASQFVDEHRRWLNPSIEAYALTYPEYADEIRESFPVLIAMEQWKGNQEFSSLRRQLPEPDSIKQLGDCRITRELSRNRTSILYEAVQGKWNRRVLVKLLPWKSEMTPRWRERFEREARLVARLRHPNIVSFYKSGEDQGYCFSVTQQVDGVGLDQIIEYFAGESQFSQKNIGKQKHRDQIAAIAHSLQENRWRALTGIALQVADALRYAHSRETLHNDLKPENILIDAAGHVWVNNFSLAQFAEGALKQQPAKTLCYQAPERFQGQNHEQGDIYSLGMVLYELATLSPAFPSSNSSELVEQILNQEPLRPRAQNPSIPVNFESMILNCIAKSQQQRYQSVEALSIDLVRLIHGKSVKRRTSSLGVFNRIRFPFWNHNLSQQSE
- a CDS encoding sigma-70 family RNA polymerase sigma factor — its product is MLDEHEDQEKFLNRLRQDPEGVLAEEYNQYRDRLWRIVNFRLDRRLLGRVDADDILQEAYLDAATRIEHYLNDPATTFFIWLRTIIGQTLIDVHRRHLGAQKRDVRREVKAKRRVFSASTSFQIADVLLGDMTSPSQAALKEELAAQLHEALESLNEIDREILVLRHFEELSNLEASEVLEIEPKTASMRYFRALTRLRSILVQIPGIIE
- a CDS encoding serine/threonine-protein kinase, whose amino-acid sequence is MLSPDSHHATKNLTPPDPPDLEQIADEFISQIRNGENPEVSEYAKRYSDFASEIAEFFPAIAALEGGKHADQAHGKVSLGASTPQQLGDFKIVREIGRGGMGVVYEAIQESLNRRVALKLLPRHSLMDEKQLRRFRREAELTASLHHTNIVPVFGVGENSGFHYYVMQLIEGVGLDELTQKIVVTAADSDLKQIAAGNNTLTQAGSDTSLSHSDDSQVRQQDESRSFHNIGPEFDKYVGSPQNIAALGIQAANALQYAHDRGILHRDIKPGNLLLDRDGLLCITDFGLARAAEQSDLSKSTDMAGTLGYMAPEMFRGETCRQSDIYGLGITLYELLTKRPAIERTSRHAMIELITRGAIPPLRRINSEIPRDLETIIQKAIAADTKHRYQKASDLADDLNRFLENRPIRARRVTLFEQLWRWSRRNPAIASLSGIAFSLLLLLGISLAVGFENERRERKRAEASSQLATAALDRVFNRFVPSRAQSTESNTSAADYSEPVLSRESADLLAGMIQFYEQLAESTGSQREFQIKAANAQHKVGDIHRRLGDYQSALAAYQKSLEMYNQNSVEADPLTIATLFNEIGRIHWYLNQLTSAKDSYLKAEQLLKQELAKNPDQPALRFELARSYFLMSHKVRPGQVKPHSVPHQAPRFPATEDESEANQALSQKAIDILEPLVNSDHAKPEYRYLLALCLQEQISNQYPQSQADTEKQARVLQILENLVREYPHVADYRQAVVKSYERIELRNATPRDIEETIAKRLQNAIQHASRLVSDYPTIPEYKISLIHAHNKLAHAMDILTDGSPDSDKVRLRHDTGERSLRTAIRLQRELANQFPEVPEHQTWLARFEIMLANILERKGSEAEAIPLMENAIKILETEQKTQPDSADIYEDLLNATEKLSELYQYSGDELNSILLWDKYNQYEAQFKSKFPEAVRHRPKQNRRPQRGDGPPRPRDNRQPPRPRDRNGPPFRR